From Candidatus Cloacimonadota bacterium:
CGGAGCAACAGGAGCGATTTCTACAACCATCAACAACTAATAAAAACGCGGATTCAACAAAAGGGAGGGAGACAATACAGGTCTCCCTTTTTTTAACTAAACGGAATTCGGAGAATAGAATTATTTCCTGATAATATTAAGCAGCCTGGCAGCCTGTCCTTTTTCATTGGTAATTTGAATTAGGATTGCTCACAATTTGTTATGATGATCATAATAAAATAAATTATTAAATTAACAAAGCCTTCATAGTTAGGAAAATATGTTAAAAGAATTTTTTTATTCAGGTATATCGCAATTCGGCAAACCCGTTCAAGGGATCGTTTTAGCATACAGTTCCCCTAAAGCTAAACAGCTTGTTCAACAACTTGAGGAAAAGCATAAATTCAAAGTTAAAAACATAATTCCAAAAAAAACTTTTCTCTATACAGTCAAACTGCCCAATGGGAAAAAAGTTACTCGGAAACAAACTGCTTTTACCAAAAAAGACCTTGCTAATGCTTTAACTAAAATGGGTTATGCTAATGCAAAGATTCAACCAGCTTTATTGGATTTCAAGTTTAGACCATCCTTTGCCAGTATTTTAATGTTCGTGAATCTCAGTTCATTTATGCTCAAAGAAAAAATGAGTTATGATAAAATCCTGCGAATGTTAGCTGAAGAAGAATCAAATGCTACTTTAAAAGAAACACTGAAAAATATTGAAGGTGATCTGAAAAAAGGTAAAGAAGGGACGGAAGTATTTGCCCGTTATACAGATGTCTTTGGGAAATTTCCTGCTTATATGCTCGGACTGGCAACAAAAAGCGGTAACATGGCAGAAGTTTATGACGCAACAGCCAAATTCATGGAACGGGACATGGAATACAGGAAAAGCATAAAACAGGCATTATTAGCTCCTTTATTGACTGTTGTGGCAATGGTTGCAGCTGTATTATATTATGTAATTTCTATTTTTCCGGCAACTGCCAGGTTATTTGTAAAATTCGGGATGAAACTTCCACCATTAACAGATGCGACCTTAAAAATGAGTGCGTATTTGGGAGAAAACTGGTGGTGGATGTTTTTGGTAGTTATTATTCCGATGGGAATAATTGCCTTATGGTGGCGGACAAAAAAAGGTCGGATCTGGAGAGATCATTTCATCATCAAGTTACCTGTTGTCGGACATCTTCTGCATAAATCAAGCATTGAGATCTTTTTCAGGGTTTTTGCTGCTGTTTATGGAGGAGCGGAAAATAATATCGAAACTCTGCAGGCATCTGCAGAAGCTTGTCGAAATGCTTTCATCGAAAAAAAGGTTAAAGAAGTTGCAATTCCTTTGATGCTCACGAAAGGTGATACTCTTGTAAGTTCATTAGCACAAGCAGCTGTTTTCAACAGAACTACTTTAAGCAGGTTAAAAACAGGTGCTGAAACCGGAAATGTATTATC
This genomic window contains:
- a CDS encoding type II secretion system F family protein, which encodes MLKEFFYSGISQFGKPVQGIVLAYSSPKAKQLVQQLEEKHKFKVKNIIPKKTFLYTVKLPNGKKVTRKQTAFTKKDLANALTKMGYANAKIQPALLDFKFRPSFASILMFVNLSSFMLKEKMSYDKILRMLAEEESNATLKETLKNIEGDLKKGKEGTEVFARYTDVFGKFPAYMLGLATKSGNMAEVYDATAKFMERDMEYRKSIKQALLAPLLTVVAMVAAVLYYVISIFPATARLFVKFGMKLPPLTDATLKMSAYLGENWWWMFLVVIIPMGIIALWWRTKKGRIWRDHFIIKLPVVGHLLHKSSIEIFFRVFAAVYGGAENNIETLQASAEACRNAFIEKKVKEVAIPLMLTKGDTLVSSLAQAAVFNRTTLSRLKTGAETGNVLSAAKQISAFYEKETTYKLQNIIQSIQMVVGAFIAIVITALTIVSAEIAMVSPTGPGM